CCCATTAAAGGAAGGGGATGCTGATTATTGATTAGCAGGGGCAAACAGTACCTTCTGCCGGGGCTGATTAGGTAAGGACACCACCACAGTGTTGCAGATAGCCAAAGCAAGAAAGAAGTCCATGATGTATGAGGCTTCCAGTGACATCTCTTCACAATGACTGGAGAGATACAAAGACTTGGGGCCGATTTTGTAAAACTTTCTCTCTAATCCTGGGTCTGGTAACACATCCTTCTCCTGGAAACAGGACAAAAGCAAAGCAGTTATTACTACGTAATGGATTATCAAACAAAAAATTCTCAAcattggaattaaaaaaaggaatgaagttaaaaaggaaaaaaggacaaaatcatTACAAAAGTTAGAAACAACAATGATAAATACACACCATAGGACTGCTAAATGCAACGTGTCTTGGTTGCGGCACAGAACCGGTTCCATCACCTTCTCCTCTCAGTTCTAAACCACTTGCAGACAGCTTGTTCAATGACTTGTTGCTTGCCATGCTCCTCACTGATTTGGGGCTTTGATTCTTGCATTTGAAGGATGCACTTCTGGAGGAGAAATGATCTAGTGTTTCTTCACAGTGCAGATCAGGATCTTGATAGGACTGAAGTCGCTTGGCTTGAAAAGCATAAACAGCAATGATTTTattacaaaccaaaataaaatacatgctgacaataaatacagatttacaaCACAACAAAACAGCACATGTAGTTGTCACAGTTATGAGGATTGATCAAGTACATGAGTACATGAACTCACTAAATTcctaaaactgaatattttaagGTCAAGGTTAAGTAGGTACCCCATGTTGGGCAGTTCTTTATTGTGCAGTATTCTAATGATCATAGACAATGGACCTCTGCAGGGAATAACCTACCTAGCGGTTCATgtctttacggttttatatgtctaaaagtggtacattgtttttcatgaaaatgtattttacagtataatataatagtatgaggataataaagtttgaaacacaaaatcatgtaaaaataataaattgaataaattaaacaaatctatatatttaaaaaaaaaaaatgtttaaattttttttttgggaaaaaatacatattatactcatactattatatatactgtaaaaaaatgttcttgaaaacaatgtactgcttttacacatagaaatccaatgtattgcattcaatacagttattttgtatttgcaaaacaaatggattttaaatttcccgcccgcaacctacacacgcactgacgtcgccgggaactccccggtgactcattgggtgcagaagccagccagaagaggaaggaagaagacagagattgcggcaaTGGACGGCGCGGGaggccagcggatcaggtaaggctgtatttactattacttcccataggattacTAATCCCATAGGattagtgtgactcggggttactgcttttagcaacttttttctaggaAGGTTAAAATGGTCCGATGACAGGAAAGATATGTTTGCATTGAACATACGCTTGGAGGACCAAAATCTCATTTGTTTAATGGGACTTAAGCCTTAAAGCATGCAAATTAATAAAActgaagggacaggcaatatacAATTTGCAATAAACCACACCAACCTGCCCAATCATTGTATGATTCCTAGTTGAACCCAGGGGATGCCAGAATACCCGGGCAGCTATGACAAAATTAACTCCCATGTGCATGAAATACGTCATCCTGGCTCAGCCAATTAAAATGGCCAAAGATAAGAACCAGGAAGGGTCAGAAAAAAGTGGCCCCtctgaacagggacaggtaagtgtttttttttttttttttttattccaaatcaggcaggtaaggttattgtaTTACAAAAGAGATATCACCTGTCCCATCTGAAAAGGACCTGactgcagttttttaaaaaaggggttagttccactttaggcaaaCACCTCCGAGTCCAAAAGAACTAGGTTATGTTTTGCTTAGGTGTGTAAGACAGGACGTCTCTTTGGGCACTGCAGTGCCTCCAGCCAGCTGCTACATGGTACAGGACACAGTGTTATATTGATAGACCTAACTAATTCTGTCTTATTCTGTAAAGACATACCGTTGGCTTCATGGGAATATTCCACTCCTGCAATGCTGCATCTCCGGAAAACCATCTTGTTCTCTGTAAGAGTGCCAGTTTTGTCCGAGAAAATGTACTGCACCTGACCCAGGTCTTCTGAAATGTTCAGAGCTCTGCACTCTATCATAGAGTCAGCCTTCTCACAATACAAATCTCGGTCATTCTGAATAAAGTAGATTTGCCCCAGCTTAACAATTTCAATGGAGACGTAGAGAGAGATTGGGATCAACacctaaagaaaagcaaaacattttaacattaaagactgcagataaaaaaagcagcagattAAACAAGCAACTCGAAACTTCCATGCATCAAATCAATATCTGTTTATATCAAATGTTCAGATACAACAATACTAATGTGGGTAGTTGCCAATGCCAACTGGATTTCAACTGTCTATCACAAAAACATCCAAGTATCTGATGTGAATTTTgtattatgcaaaaataaaaagtatcttATTTTCTGCTAaccttttgttttatgatttatgtATTCTATGGTATAAGTAACACAATActcttcccagaattttttttgtaagctgtgtgggaagaagctatagacAGGTGACGGTCTccctattgtgacccaactacttagtaaccaccccaaaacaaccaggtggtgcccccagctaaaaggggctaaggAGAACAGactgttttattatacaattatacaaacttatataaaatgcaacataCAAAGTGAACCAAAACCATACAAAGTGTTAACAGAACAGAAAAGACAGCTTCCTTTTACACTCTTTTTGAAGGGGAAGTGCTCTAAGACTAAACAGAGGAAAGTCACTTCTCACTGACATGAATGGGTAAATTAGGGAGAAGTATAATTTCCTGGAGCTGTTTCAATGAGCCCTTTGGCAGccatggcttaaaaaaaaacaaaaaaaaaaaacaaaaaaaaaaactagtcttCCTGGAAGATCAGCTTTTTGGCTGGAATGCAGCATCCACTTTTAATGGAAGTCAATGTCCAGCCCAGTATTAcccattttgtattttgtctggCAGATGTAGGTAGCATATCTGACCCAGAAAATGCTTTCGCTGTACAAGGATGACAATGTTTCAGGCTCACAGGATGCACAGCAAGTTTATAACTTATTTTCCAGAAATTGTTTATGCATTTGAAATACAGATTCagtaaaataccaataaaataaaatgttacctgCAGAAGGATTATCATTgtccaaaacatgtaaaaagcagCCAGTGCTGGAGGGGTGTGTTGTCCGCTGGGTTCAGGAATGCTGAAAATTGGATGTTCAGGAAAATGCATCAGCCAGATCCAATGCCCTTAAATAAGGAAGTAAACAACTAAAATCAGAGTGTAAGAGGATAATTATAACAAGAATCTCCTACAAATCTTACCTGCCCAATATAAAAAGATATGGCCAATTCTTGGTTCCTAAacttttaatatgaataataatgtttaatgatGGTTTAATACATACATAATCAGACTTAATGCTGCGTTCACAATATTTGTCCAGTATTAAGCTTTAAATATGGAAAACAAGAATCTGACAGATAGGATTACCGGGCCTTTTGTCACTTTCGATTTATTCCCCTAAACCAATGGAtcaaataataatggtaatactTTGCCCCAATGACCTGTGCACCTGTGAataatatcatattttttattattaacaataccaTGTTAAGCCTTCTAAAGCACAGTAAGACATTCCTCAGTTTATGATCTCATCTCTTTGGTACGAGGTAATCACAATCAGGCTTATTAGAAAGGAAAATAGGACAGACACACCTCACATTTCTAACTAAGCATATTGTGGCATGTGCATACTTGAGAACTAAAGGTAAAATTATATCTAAAGATTTCCTGAATCTTCACTCACCGATTGCTCCAGCCAGGCACATTATCAACAACAGGAGAACACACCACAATATATCCGAGTTCAGCTGTCTCTCCAGCCTGCTGCGCTTGTATCTTGGTCCACTGTTATTCAGCATCGTTTTAGTCTCATGTCCTATTACAAAACAATCACTTTAACAtcaggcatacatttttttcacaaaacaaacaaagtttGCTAAAATAGCCAACACACACTGTCTTATCACTGGATCTCAATTCAAAttcatataaagtttttttttctttaattaactTTTCATTTGTCTTGTTTTTCCAGGTGTGGACTAGCAGCCacagttaggctacatacacacgtgcatcCCATAATCagttcagggccgatatcggacgataatcttGCGTGTGCACAGTGCTCATTGCCCATCGTCTGGATGACccccctggcggatccatggatggaTGACAAaggatcgtaatggaagtgaagggggagagagcacagctgggtgccactctgtcattctccccctcccctctccggagagcagaacagtgctgtatgtatagcactcctttatgcatcgtgcagtcgttggaaaggatcgggaaacatccattccaacaacaattattgcatgtgtgtacgtagccttacttacACAAATGAATAATTacccagacagaaaaaaaagaacagttagTTTGCTTAGGCAGAAAGCTGCATACAGTTAAAGTTGCTATTATATTCCATAAacttacagcgctgtgtattatgttggggctatataaatcctgcttgttaattataataataaaaaaacttataatatatttaaaaaatttaaacgcaACTACAAACCCTCAATTTCTTCACAATTCAAATGACATTAATACGGAGCCCTGTCCAGACTCTAACTACATAATATGTGTACTCTTAACGTCAGATTTTCCAAACTTGTAACACAGAGCAGCAGATGCAGCCTCTTGCAAAATTGATCATCAGTCAGCTTATACATAAATTCCACATTTGCAATTACAAAATCGATTAAGTGTTGTTGGgacctttgttctttttcctgcTTAGGTCAACACACATTATCTCACAACCATGGCACCCACTGTAATGCTTGGAACAATTGGAGTTCCCATAAGCTGTGGTCTTGCATTGGCatcaatgaaataataaaaatgctgataATGAATTTTTTGAATCACACACAGCAAAAaggaaataatgaataaaaaaatcatatataaaaggATTTAAGATTTATATTGTGCCTTTCTGCTTAGCAGAAATTATTCAGTACGGAATGTAGGACAAAGCAAACCACCATTGATACCGTGCACTACACATTATTACTGAGTATGGATGCTGGAAGGAAGTATATGACACATCATGATAACCTGTATCGGCCATTCACTAGGAACACTGGCCTTCATTTCCCTATCACTACACCCTACATTGGGTACTCGCTGATCCCTATACTCCTTGTTccataaataaaaacaccaaagAAACATGTTCAGATGGCACACATACTTGCCAGGATAAAGAAAACATGTAAGGGCACAAACCTGCATAAACTACGATTCCAATGACGGCTTCTGTATTTCTCACAACGCATCCTCTCagtaacaggttttctttattcaGTCCAATTTTTTCCTGGCCTGAAGGCAACCTTTCACtattaggtaaaaacaaaaaatacatttacattacgGAAATTCGAAGAGTATGCAAATCCTAACAataaacaacttttatttattcctttttggtGTGATAAATATTTCATTGAAATTGTTCTATTAGATTGCTTGAAAACACTTTTGCTTTCTGCCTGTATTGACTTTTAACAATTAAATTGTTCTTTGCTATCGCTGCAATACAGGAGGACAGAACACTGCCCTTCTGTGATATTAAATAACACATCCAACAATATGcttcaatatatttctttttgtataaagTTTAGATATGTATTAAGGGCATTTTAGGGAAAGTACATAACAAAGTTTACACAAGTAGTGAATAaaactgcaattaaaacaaatattcgGAAAATAGAACTGTGGACTACAGCAAGTCCAAGAATGGAAAAATAGTATTTCATACATATATTAAAACTCTCTTTACAACTGGAACTTCACGGAAAAAAGTCAATACACCACACAAAACATATGTACAACTTAAATGCAAAGACCTAATCCCTTTCCTTTTATGCAACTAGTAAAATTAgggatgccagcggatcaggtaaggctgtatttactattacttcccataggattacTAATCCCATAGGattagtgtgactcggggttactgcttttagcaacttttttctaggaAGGTTAAAATGGTCCGATGACAGGAAAGATATGTTTGCATTTAACATACGCTTGGAGGACCAAAATCTCATTTGTTTAATGGGACTTAAGCCTTAAAGCATGCAAATTAATAaaacagaagggacaggcaatatacAATTTGCAATAAACCACACCAACCTGCCCAATCATTGTATGATTCCTAGTTGAACCCAGGGCATGCCGAGATACCCGGGCAGCTATGACAAAATTAATTCCCATGTGCATGAAATACGTCATCCTGGCTCAGCCAATTAAAATGGCCAAAGATAAGAACCAGGAAGGGTCAGAAAAAAGTGGCCCCtctgaacagggacaggtaagtgtttttttttttttttttttattccaaatcaggcaggtaaggttattgtaTTACAAAAGAGATATCACCTGTCCCATCTGAAAAGGACCTGactgcagttttttaaaaaaggggttagttccactttaggcaaaCACCTCCGAGTCCAAAAGAACTAGGTTATGTTTTGCTTAGGTGTGTAAGACAGGACGTCTCTTTGGGCACTGCAGTGCCTCCAGCCAGCTGCTACATGGTACAGGACACAGTGTTATATTGATAGACCTAACTAATTCTGTCTTATTCTGTAAAGACATACCGTTGGCTTCATGGGAATATTCCACTCCTGCAATGCTGCATCTCCGGAAAACCATCTTGTTCTCTGTAAGAGTGCCAGTTTTGTCCGAGAAAATGTACTGCACCTGACCCAGGTCTTCTGAAATGTTCAGAGCTCTGCACTCTATCATAGAGTCAGCCTTCTCACAATACAAATCTCGGTCATTCTGAATAAAGTAGATTTGCCCCAGCTTAACAATTTCAATGGAGACGTAGAGAGAGATTGGGATCAACacctaaagaaaagcaaaacattttaacattaaagactgcagataaaaaaagcagGAGATTAAACAAGCAACAGATTAAACAAAAAGCAGCAGAATAAACAAGCAACTTGAAACTTCCATGCATCAAATCAATATCTGTTTATATCAAATGTTCAGATACAACAATACTAATGTGGGTAGTTGCCAATGCC
This region of Pyxicephalus adspersus unplaced genomic scaffold, UCB_Pads_2.0 Sca693, whole genome shotgun sequence genomic DNA includes:
- the LOC140321093 gene encoding phospholipid-transporting ATPase VD-like — protein: MYFLFLPNSERLPSGQEKIGLNKENLLLRGCVVRNTEAVIGIVVYAGHETKTMLNNSGPRYKRSRLERQLNSDILWCVLLLLIMCLAGAIGHWIWLMHFPEHPIFSIPEPSGQHTPPALAAFYMFWTMIILLQVLIPISLYVSIEIVKLGQIYFIQNDRDLYCEKADSMIECRALNISEDLGQVQYIFSDKTGTLTENKMVFRRCSIAGVEYSHEANAKRLQSYQDPDLHCEETLDHFSSRSASFKCKNQSPKSVRSMASNKSLNKLSASGLELRGEGDGTGSVPQPRHVAFSSPMEKDVLPDPGLERKFYKIGPKSLYLSSHCEEMSLEASYIMDFFLALAICNTVVVSLPNQPRQKVLFAPANQ
- the LOC140321094 gene encoding phospholipid-transporting ATPase VD-like codes for the protein MLNNSGPRYKRSRLERQLNSDILWCVLLLLIMCLAGAIGHWIWLMHFPEHPIFSIPEPSGQHTPPALAAFYMFWTMIILLQVLIPISLYVSIEIVKLGQIYFIQNDRDLYCEKADSMIECRALNISEDLGQVQYIFSDKTGTLTENKMVFRRCSIAGVEYSHEANGMSLQNKTELVRSINITLCPVPCSSWLEALQCPKRRPVLHT